One window of Cohnella hashimotonis genomic DNA carries:
- a CDS encoding gfo/Idh/MocA family oxidoreductase, with the protein MKFRTVGLIGTDSSHAISFSELLNDPADPLHVPGYRITTAWPGGSPDFPLSASRVETIMGRLETEHGIRRADSPEEVAASCDALMLLSIDGRARTQLFGRIAPYGKPVFIDKPLAISGRDAAEIEALANAYETPIFSVSALRYAVQGAMKRDTIAIEPTLEPILEATVSGPLQIEPTQSVYYWYGIHLAEMLFAILGPDCLSVRTERRKEFDRIVGTWADGRTGTAICRRPEAGYVYEAEVRIGAEAKTLALDPDFKFHYARLIADAVSFFDTGIAPVPLEETLAIVRFLEAAESSLGADGAPMSPDASASRS; encoded by the coding sequence GTGAAGTTTCGTACGGTCGGACTCATCGGCACCGATTCCTCTCATGCCATTTCCTTTAGCGAGTTGCTGAACGATCCGGCTGACCCGCTGCACGTGCCCGGTTACCGCATCACTACAGCATGGCCGGGCGGCTCGCCTGATTTTCCGCTCAGTGCGTCGCGCGTCGAGACGATCATGGGACGGCTCGAGACCGAACACGGCATTCGCCGGGCAGACTCGCCGGAGGAGGTCGCGGCGTCCTGCGATGCGCTCATGCTGCTGTCGATCGACGGCCGGGCGCGTACGCAGCTGTTCGGGCGCATCGCGCCTTACGGCAAGCCTGTTTTTATCGACAAGCCGCTGGCGATATCCGGACGGGACGCCGCCGAGATCGAGGCCCTTGCAAACGCTTATGAGACGCCGATTTTCAGCGTTTCGGCCCTTCGCTATGCCGTGCAAGGCGCCATGAAGCGGGACACGATCGCAATTGAGCCGACACTCGAGCCAATACTTGAAGCTACCGTCAGCGGTCCGCTGCAGATCGAGCCGACGCAGTCGGTCTATTATTGGTACGGCATTCATCTGGCCGAGATGCTGTTCGCCATTCTCGGACCGGACTGCCTGTCCGTACGAACCGAGCGTCGAAAAGAATTCGACCGTATCGTCGGCACATGGGCGGACGGCCGGACCGGCACGGCCATCTGCAGACGCCCCGAGGCGGGTTATGTCTACGAAGCCGAAGTCCGGATCGGGGCGGAAGCGAAGACGCTTGCGCTCGATCCCGATTTTAAATTCCATTACGCCAGGCTGATCGCGGATGCGGTTTCCTTTTTCGACACGGGTATCGCGCCGGTCCCGCTCGAAGAGACGCTGGCGATCGTTCGCTTTCTGGAAGCCGCGGAGAGCAGTCTCGGCGCGGACGGCGCACCGATGTCCCCGGATGCTAGCGCGAGCCGTTCCTGA
- the rimP gene encoding ribosome maturation factor RimP, whose translation MSVSKIKSAVEQLVAPFVEENGFELVDVEYVKEGSNYFLRVFVDKAGGIDIDDCGRVSEYLSGKLDEADPIPEAYFLEVSSPGAERPLKKAEDVASAVGKHVFVTTYEPVDGAKEFEGSLDGFDGSVLTVTVGRKRHEIPYDKVASARLAIVF comes from the coding sequence TTGAGCGTTTCCAAGATCAAATCCGCAGTCGAACAGCTGGTCGCCCCCTTCGTGGAGGAGAACGGCTTCGAGCTGGTGGATGTAGAATACGTCAAGGAAGGCAGCAACTACTTTCTGCGCGTATTCGTGGACAAGGCGGGCGGCATCGATATCGATGACTGCGGCCGCGTGTCCGAATATTTAAGCGGGAAGCTTGACGAAGCCGACCCGATCCCCGAAGCCTACTTCCTCGAGGTGAGCTCGCCGGGCGCCGAACGTCCCCTGAAGAAAGCGGAGGACGTCGCTTCTGCTGTCGGCAAACATGTATTCGTTACAACCTATGAGCCGGTGGACGGCGCCAAGGAATTCGAAGGCAGCCTGGACGGATTCGACGGCAGCGTGCTGACCGTGACCGTCGGACGCAAGCGCCATGAGATTCCTTACGATAAAGTGGCTTCCGCGAGGCTGGCCATCGTCTTTTAA
- the nusA gene encoding transcription termination factor NusA, which translates to MSMEFIEALGEIERDKGIAKDVLIEAIEAALISSYKRNFNTAQNVRVDINRNTGLIKVYARKTVVDEVLDPRLEIAIDAARSINPHYQIEDIAEIEVTPRDFGRIAAQTAKQVVTQRIREAERGLIYHAYVDKEQDIVTGIIQRIDMRNLYVDLGKVEAALPLTELMPTDKFKQGDRVKSYITKVENTSKGPQIILSRTHPGLLKRLFELEVPEIFDGTVEIRSVAREAGFRSKIAVHSRADEVDPIGSCVGQKGVRVQTIVNELKGEKIDIVRWSDSVEEYVANALSPSKVLEVIVFEAEKMARVIVPDYQLSLAIGIKGQNARLAAKLTGWKIDIKSETQAEQEYGRPRTEGDAMHQDSVTID; encoded by the coding sequence ATGAGCATGGAGTTTATTGAAGCCTTAGGCGAGATCGAGCGCGACAAAGGCATCGCCAAGGATGTCCTCATCGAGGCCATCGAAGCGGCACTTATCTCCAGCTATAAACGCAATTTCAATACGGCGCAGAACGTACGCGTCGATATCAACCGCAATACCGGCCTGATCAAAGTTTACGCGCGCAAGACGGTCGTCGACGAGGTGCTCGACCCGCGTCTTGAGATCGCGATCGATGCGGCCCGCTCCATCAACCCGCACTATCAGATCGAGGATATCGCCGAGATCGAGGTGACGCCGCGGGATTTCGGACGGATCGCGGCGCAGACGGCCAAGCAGGTCGTCACCCAGCGCATCAGGGAAGCCGAGCGCGGACTCATCTACCATGCGTACGTGGACAAAGAGCAGGATATCGTGACCGGCATCATCCAGCGGATCGACATGCGCAACCTGTACGTCGACCTTGGCAAGGTCGAGGCGGCGCTGCCGCTTACCGAGCTCATGCCGACCGACAAGTTCAAGCAGGGCGACCGGGTCAAGTCTTATATCACGAAGGTCGAGAATACGAGCAAAGGGCCGCAGATCATCCTCTCGCGGACGCATCCCGGACTGCTCAAGCGCTTATTCGAGCTCGAGGTGCCAGAGATTTTCGACGGCACGGTCGAGATCCGCTCGGTCGCGCGCGAAGCGGGCTTCCGCTCCAAGATCGCCGTTCACTCGCGCGCGGACGAAGTCGATCCGATCGGCTCCTGCGTCGGACAGAAGGGCGTGCGGGTACAGACGATCGTGAACGAGCTTAAGGGCGAGAAGATCGATATCGTCCGCTGGTCGGATTCCGTCGAGGAATACGTCGCCAATGCGCTCAGCCCGTCCAAGGTGCTGGAAGTCATCGTGTTCGAAGCCGAAAAAATGGCGCGCGTCATCGTGCCGGATTACCAGCTGTCGCTGGCCATCGGCATCAAGGGGCAGAACGCGCGGCTCGCGGCGAAGCTGACCGGGTGGAAGATCGATATCAAGAGCGAGACGCAGGCGGAGCAGGAATACGGCCGGCCGCGGACCGAAGGCGACGCGATGCATCAGGACAGCGTGACGATCGATTAA
- a CDS encoding PolC-type DNA polymerase III, with product MLPKPDQRKKFELLLAQAEIPGDWIDAHFRDGYIERVEVSKANRSWRFHFVKESLLPPPVYAGFHSRVRDKLGHLAQIEMCLLHGETIATSELLLHYWPLFVEWMQSEFASVNGWLGKARPEAEGELLTLFMLNEASLEMARKKTVDTYAAKFFEERFGRACRIKLAVGEKQQEAVEAFMQRQLEEERLHVRKLMESLPEEEPPEDTGGAAPQSLQHGYEIKDDAVPIANIQEEEKKATVQGVVFGLEVKELRNGNTLYLFHVTDYTDSLTVKMFGKTKEDVKMLNLLSNGKWVKLRGRVEYDRFLNPPELVMMPSDLKEINGPKARRDEASDKRVEFHLHTSMSTMDAITPVDAYIKTAAKWGHKAIAVTDHANVQCFPEAAKAAKKNGIKMIYGVEANVVNDAVDIVLNARDTVLAEETFVVFDIETTGLSVTANKIIELAGVKVSGGREIGRFSTFIDPHEPIPYNIQQLTSITDEMVAGAPELEPKLAEFLDFVGDAVLVAHNARFDIGFIQHNCKRLGLPQPGNPVLDTLELARYLHPTMKNHRLNTLSNLYKVSLENHHRAIDDTIALAGVLEGLLKDAQTRGITRMARLNEVNENSWKTTRPFHCCIYMLNAAGKKNLYKLISLSHTDYFHRVACIPRSKLIEHREGLLIISGCEKGEFFEAVLNKSEEEAAEVAEFYDILEIQPLDFYMHLLDKGLVGSRAELEQALRRVVAIGERLGKPVIATGNTHYLEPRDKLYRDITIHGITGFSPLKDQRKPDAHFRTTPEMLDAFAFLGKDKAAEVVVANTNALAERFEDIKLFPDELFTPNIEGADEEIRNTCYATARSLYGEELPQVVIDRLEKELVPIIKYGFSANYLISERLVKKSNRDGYLVGSRGSVGSSVVATFLGISEVNPLPAHYLCRNPVCKHQEWFLDGSVPSGFDLPDKACPDCGTMMRGEGQDIPFETFLGFKGDKVPDIDLNFSGEYQPHAHNFTKEMFGEKGVFRAGTIGTVAEKTGFGFAKKYQEEHGKNWRGAELNRLAQGVTGVKRSTGQHPGGIVVVPDYMEVEDITPVQYPADDTSAEWKTTHFDYHAFDANLLKLDILGHDDPTMMRMLQDLTGVDPTTIPMNDPKVMSLFNSVEALGIQPSQIKSQVATFGVPEMGTRFVRQMLEETKPSSFADLLQISGLSHGTGVWLGNAQELIKNGTCTIKTVIGCRDDIMLFLIYKAGMDASLAFKITESVRKGKGLTPEWIEEMKRCGVPQWYIDSCLRIEYMFPKAHAAAYVISAVRTAFFKLYYPIHYYATYFSVRAADFDVELFCQGYDAILKGMTEIEAKGFQALPKEKNMIPILEMGLEMTARGFKVKPLDLYRSDATRFIVDGDALIPPFSAVAGIGENAARNIAASRVDGDFLSIEDFQQRSKATKTIIELLTTMGCFRGLPESNQLALF from the coding sequence ATGTTGCCGAAGCCCGATCAGAGGAAAAAATTCGAACTGCTGCTGGCGCAAGCGGAGATTCCGGGCGATTGGATCGACGCCCATTTCCGCGACGGTTACATAGAAAGAGTCGAAGTAAGCAAGGCGAATCGCAGCTGGCGGTTTCACTTCGTCAAGGAATCGCTGCTGCCGCCGCCCGTCTATGCCGGATTTCACAGCCGCGTGAGGGACAAGCTCGGCCATCTCGCGCAGATTGAGATGTGCCTGCTTCACGGGGAGACGATCGCCACGAGCGAGCTTCTGCTGCATTATTGGCCGCTGTTCGTCGAATGGATGCAGAGCGAATTCGCTTCTGTCAACGGCTGGCTGGGCAAGGCAAGGCCCGAGGCGGAAGGCGAGCTGCTCACCCTGTTCATGCTGAACGAGGCGAGCCTGGAGATGGCGCGCAAGAAGACGGTCGACACGTATGCGGCCAAGTTTTTCGAGGAGCGGTTCGGCCGCGCCTGCCGGATCAAGCTGGCCGTGGGGGAAAAGCAGCAGGAGGCCGTGGAGGCGTTCATGCAGCGGCAGCTCGAGGAGGAGCGGCTGCACGTCCGCAAGCTGATGGAGAGCTTGCCCGAGGAGGAGCCGCCGGAAGACACGGGCGGCGCAGCGCCGCAGTCGCTGCAGCACGGCTACGAGATCAAGGATGACGCCGTGCCGATTGCCAACATCCAAGAGGAAGAAAAGAAAGCGACGGTTCAAGGCGTCGTGTTCGGATTGGAAGTCAAAGAGCTTCGCAACGGCAATACGCTTTACCTGTTTCATGTGACCGACTATACCGATTCGCTCACCGTCAAGATGTTCGGCAAGACGAAGGAAGACGTCAAAATGCTGAACCTCCTTTCCAACGGCAAATGGGTGAAGCTGCGCGGACGCGTCGAATACGACCGGTTCCTCAATCCGCCCGAGCTCGTCATGATGCCGAGCGACCTTAAGGAAATCAACGGTCCGAAGGCGCGCAGGGACGAAGCGAGCGACAAGCGCGTCGAGTTCCACCTGCACACGTCCATGAGCACGATGGATGCGATCACGCCTGTCGACGCCTATATCAAGACGGCCGCCAAGTGGGGTCACAAGGCGATTGCGGTTACCGACCACGCGAACGTGCAGTGCTTCCCAGAAGCCGCGAAGGCCGCTAAGAAAAACGGCATCAAGATGATTTACGGCGTCGAGGCCAACGTCGTTAACGACGCGGTCGACATCGTTCTGAACGCTCGCGACACCGTGCTCGCCGAAGAGACGTTTGTCGTGTTCGACATCGAGACAACGGGGCTGTCCGTCACGGCGAACAAGATCATAGAGCTTGCGGGCGTCAAGGTGTCGGGGGGCCGCGAGATCGGACGCTTCTCCACTTTTATCGATCCGCACGAGCCGATCCCGTACAACATTCAGCAGTTGACCAGCATCACGGACGAGATGGTGGCGGGCGCGCCGGAGCTCGAGCCGAAGCTGGCCGAGTTTCTCGATTTCGTCGGCGACGCCGTGCTCGTGGCGCATAACGCCCGTTTCGATATCGGCTTTATCCAGCACAACTGCAAGCGCCTGGGACTGCCGCAGCCGGGCAACCCGGTGCTCGATACGCTGGAGCTGGCGCGTTATTTGCATCCGACGATGAAAAACCACCGGTTAAATACATTGTCGAATCTGTATAAGGTCAGTCTCGAAAACCATCACCGCGCCATCGACGATACGATCGCCCTGGCCGGCGTGCTGGAAGGTCTGCTCAAGGATGCGCAGACCCGAGGCATTACGCGGATGGCCAGACTCAACGAAGTGAACGAGAACAGCTGGAAGACGACGCGCCCGTTCCACTGCTGCATTTACATGCTGAACGCGGCCGGCAAAAAGAACCTGTACAAGCTCATCTCGCTTTCTCATACCGACTATTTTCATCGTGTCGCCTGCATTCCGAGAAGCAAGCTGATCGAACACCGGGAAGGGCTGCTCATCATTTCCGGCTGCGAAAAGGGCGAATTTTTCGAGGCGGTGCTGAACAAGTCGGAGGAGGAAGCGGCGGAGGTCGCGGAATTTTACGACATTCTCGAGATTCAGCCGCTCGATTTTTACATGCATCTGCTCGACAAGGGGCTTGTCGGCAGCAGGGCGGAGCTCGAACAGGCGCTGCGCAGGGTCGTCGCCATCGGCGAGCGGCTAGGCAAACCCGTCATCGCGACCGGCAATACGCATTATCTGGAACCGAGGGACAAGCTGTACCGCGACATCACGATCCACGGCATCACGGGCTTCAGCCCGCTCAAGGACCAGCGCAAGCCGGACGCGCATTTCCGGACGACCCCGGAGATGCTCGACGCCTTCGCCTTTCTGGGCAAGGACAAGGCGGCTGAGGTGGTCGTCGCCAATACGAACGCGCTAGCCGAACGTTTTGAGGACATCAAGCTGTTCCCCGACGAGCTGTTCACGCCGAACATCGAGGGCGCCGACGAGGAGATTCGCAACACTTGTTATGCCACCGCGCGCAGCCTGTACGGCGAGGAACTCCCGCAGGTCGTTATCGACCGGCTGGAAAAGGAGCTCGTGCCGATCATCAAGTACGGCTTCTCGGCGAACTATCTGATTTCCGAGCGTCTCGTCAAAAAGTCCAACAGGGACGGCTATCTCGTCGGCTCGCGGGGATCGGTCGGCTCGAGCGTCGTCGCGACGTTCCTCGGCATCTCCGAGGTCAATCCGCTCCCCGCGCATTACCTTTGCCGCAACCCCGTGTGCAAGCACCAGGAGTGGTTCCTCGACGGCAGCGTTCCAAGCGGCTTCGACTTGCCGGACAAGGCTTGCCCGGATTGCGGCACGATGATGCGCGGCGAAGGCCAGGACATTCCGTTCGAGACGTTTCTCGGCTTCAAGGGGGACAAGGTGCCTGATATCGATCTTAACTTTTCAGGCGAATATCAGCCCCATGCGCACAATTTCACCAAGGAGATGTTCGGGGAAAAGGGCGTGTTTCGGGCCGGCACGATCGGCACAGTCGCCGAGAAGACAGGCTTCGGCTTCGCCAAGAAATACCAGGAGGAGCACGGCAAGAACTGGCGCGGCGCTGAGCTCAACCGCCTTGCGCAGGGCGTGACGGGCGTGAAGCGGAGCACGGGGCAGCATCCGGGCGGCATCGTCGTCGTTCCGGATTATATGGAGGTCGAGGACATTACGCCGGTTCAATACCCGGCAGACGATACGAGCGCGGAGTGGAAGACGACTCATTTCGACTATCACGCCTTCGACGCCAACCTGCTCAAGCTCGATATTCTGGGGCACGACGATCCGACGATGATGCGGATGCTCCAGGACTTGACCGGCGTCGATCCGACGACGATCCCGATGAACGATCCGAAGGTCATGAGCCTGTTCAACTCGGTCGAAGCGCTCGGCATCCAGCCGAGCCAGATCAAGTCTCAGGTCGCAACGTTCGGGGTTCCGGAGATGGGCACCCGGTTCGTGCGCCAGATGCTCGAAGAGACGAAGCCTTCGTCCTTCGCCGACTTGCTGCAGATCTCGGGCTTGTCGCACGGCACCGGCGTATGGCTGGGCAACGCCCAGGAGCTCATCAAGAACGGCACGTGCACGATCAAGACCGTTATCGGCTGTCGCGACGACATCATGCTGTTCCTCATTTACAAGGCGGGCATGGACGCGTCGCTGGCCTTCAAGATCACGGAGAGCGTACGTAAGGGCAAGGGGCTCACGCCCGAATGGATCGAGGAGATGAAGCGCTGCGGCGTTCCGCAATGGTATATCGACTCCTGCCTGCGGATCGAATACATGTTCCCGAAGGCGCACGCCGCCGCCTATGTCATCTCGGCCGTACGCACCGCGTTCTTCAAGCTCTACTATCCCATTCATTACTATGCGACTTACTTCTCGGTACGGGCGGCGGACTTCGACGTCGAGCTGTTCTGCCAAGGGTACGATGCGATCCTGAAGGGGATGACGGAGATCGAGGCCAAGGGCTTCCAGGCGCTGCCGAAGGAAAAGAACATGATTCCGATCCTCGAAATGGGGCTGGAGATGACCGCGAGAGGCTTCAAGGTCAAGCCGCTCGACCTGTACCGGTCGGACGCCACCCGCTTTATCGTGGACGGAGACGCGCTGATTCCGCCGTTCTCCGCAGTCGCCGGCATCGGCGAGAACGCGGCGCGCAACATTGCGGCCTCCCGCGTGGACGGAGACTTCCTCTCGATCGAGGACTTCCAGCAGCGCTCCAAGGCGACGAAGACGATCATCGAGCTGCTGACGACGATGGGCTGCTTCCGCGGACTGCCGGAATCCAACCAGCTGGCGCTGTTTTAA
- a CDS encoding L7Ae/L30e/S12e/Gadd45 family ribosomal protein: protein MTSSDKTLSRLGLAMRAGKLVSGDETVLKSIRAGEAKLVVIARDASDNTRKKVADKCASYGVELLAGYSRYDLGGAVGKPERVLFAVTDQGFANLVREGFVQHTEVENIE from the coding sequence ATGACGAGTAGCGATAAGACGCTGTCGCGCCTGGGGCTCGCCATGCGGGCGGGCAAGCTCGTCTCTGGTGACGAGACCGTGCTTAAGAGCATCCGCGCGGGCGAAGCGAAGCTGGTGGTGATCGCCCGGGACGCTTCCGACAATACGCGCAAGAAAGTGGCGGACAAATGCGCAAGCTATGGCGTAGAGCTGCTTGCCGGCTACTCCCGGTACGACCTGGGAGGCGCCGTCGGCAAGCCCGAACGCGTGCTGTTCGCCGTCACGGACCAAGGCTTCGCGAATCTCGTTCGCGAGGGCTTCGTTCAACATACGGAGGTGGAGAATATTGAGTAA
- the rnpM gene encoding RNase P modulator RnpM yields the protein MRPRKIPQRKCIASQEMMPKKELIRIVRSPTGEISLDLTGKKPGRGAYLCGKLSYFKLAKKTKALERALKAPVPPDVYDRLEEEFLKLEGEFIAAKELDDGDDE from the coding sequence TTGAGACCGAGGAAAATACCGCAGCGCAAATGCATCGCGAGCCAGGAAATGATGCCTAAAAAAGAGCTCATCCGCATCGTACGGTCGCCGACGGGGGAGATTTCTCTCGATCTGACGGGCAAAAAGCCCGGAAGGGGCGCCTATCTGTGCGGCAAGCTGTCTTACTTCAAACTGGCCAAGAAGACGAAGGCGCTGGAGCGGGCGCTGAAGGCGCCCGTGCCGCCCGACGTTTACGATCGGCTGGAGGAAGAGTTCTTAAAGCTGGAAGGCGAATTCATTGCCGCGAAGGAGTTGGATGACGGCGATGACGAGTAG
- the infB gene encoding translation initiation factor IF-2: MSNKQSDNKDKLRVYEYAKQLNMSSKEVQKILERVGKPVNNHMSVMEDGMVASVEKFFRDVKANAAAKMAQNKPAGNRPAGEQGGQGGQNRQGGSQQQPARRSEETASVASRPAQPAPTAPSPSPAPAPAAPQASEPAPQAAAPSQPSAPSGTASSAPASDRPQGGGQGSGQGGGYQGNRQGGGQGGGGYQGNRQGGGQGGGYQGNRQGGGQGGGYQGNRPAGGQGGGGYQGNRPAGGQGGGGYQGNRPSGGQGGGGYQGNRPAGGQGGGGYQGNRPAGGQGGGGYQGNRPAGGQGGGGYQGNRPAGGQGGGGGYQGNRPAGGQGGGGYQGNRPAGGQGGGGYQGNRPAGGGGFGGGAGRGPAPAPAAAAGRGGQGGGFGSRPGGQRSDNRGGDNRGGDFNRGGAAGAKRKDNDFNRRFEESGRGGPRKGKGGKNARGRSNMPPREKIDNTPKKIIIRGEMTVGDMAKLLHKDASEVIKKLFMMGVMATINQDLDMDTILLIAGEFGVETEVKIAVEDTNFETIEETDEEADLITRPAVVTIMGHVDHGKTTLLDAIRETQVASGEAGGITQHIGAYQVEVHGKKITFLDTPGHEAFTTMRARGAQVTDITILVVAADDGVMPQTVEAINHAKAANVPIIVAVNKIDKPGANPDKVKQELTEYGLVQEAWGGDTIFVELSAKQRLNLDGLLEMILLVSEVNDYKANPDKRARGTVIEAELDKGKGPIARILVQNGTLKVGDAFVAGDCFGRIRAMTNDRGRRVKEAGPSTPVEITGLTEVPQAGDPFMVFEDERKAREIADKRSIKTRQESMRSNQKVTLEDLFSKIKEGEIKDLNVILKADVQGSLEALKGSLEKIEVEGVRVKTIHSGVGAITESDVSLALASAAIIIGFNVRPEPRAAQAAEQEKVDLRLHRIIYKVIEEIEQAMKGMLDPVFKEKVIGHAEVRETFKVSKVGTIAGCMVTDGKVARNAEVRLVRGGVVAFEGKIDSLKRFKDDAKEVSEGYECGITLDKFNDLQIGDVLEAFIMESVER; this comes from the coding sequence TTGAGTAATAAACAATCGGATAACAAAGATAAGCTGCGGGTGTACGAGTACGCCAAGCAGCTGAATATGAGCAGCAAGGAAGTGCAGAAGATTCTCGAGCGTGTAGGCAAGCCGGTCAACAACCATATGAGCGTCATGGAAGACGGCATGGTCGCTTCCGTCGAGAAGTTTTTCCGCGATGTCAAGGCGAATGCAGCGGCCAAGATGGCGCAAAACAAGCCGGCCGGCAATCGTCCGGCAGGCGAGCAGGGCGGCCAAGGCGGTCAGAATCGTCAAGGCGGCAGCCAGCAGCAGCCGGCGCGCCGCTCGGAGGAGACGGCTTCGGTCGCGTCTCGTCCCGCGCAGCCGGCGCCGACGGCACCATCGCCATCGCCCGCACCTGCTCCAGCGGCCCCGCAAGCATCGGAGCCGGCCCCGCAAGCGGCTGCGCCATCGCAGCCTAGCGCGCCGAGCGGCACCGCTTCTTCGGCGCCTGCCTCGGATCGTCCGCAGGGCGGCGGTCAAGGAAGCGGCCAGGGCGGCGGCTACCAGGGCAACCGTCAAGGCGGCGGCCAGGGCGGCGGCGGCTACCAGGGTAACCGTCAAGGCGGCGGTCAAGGCGGCGGCTATCAGGGCAACCGCCAAGGCGGCGGCCAGGGCGGCGGTTATCAAGGCAACCGTCCTGCGGGCGGCCAAGGCGGCGGCGGTTATCAAGGCAATCGTCCTGCAGGCGGTCAAGGCGGCGGCGGCTACCAAGGCAACCGTCCGTCGGGCGGTCAAGGCGGCGGCGGTTACCAAGGCAATCGTCCTGCGGGCGGCCAAGGCGGCGGCGGTTATCAAGGCAACCGTCCTGCGGGCGGTCAAGGCGGCGGCGGTTACCAGGGCAATCGTCCTGCGGGCGGCCAAGGCGGCGGCGGTTACCAGGGCAATCGTCCTGCGGGCGGCCAAGGCGGCGGCGGCGGTTACCAAGGCAACCGTCCTGCGGGCGGTCAAGGCGGCGGCGGTTACCAAGGCAACCGTCCTGCGGGCGGTCAAGGCGGCGGCGGTTATCAAGGTAACCGTCCTGCTGGCGGCGGCGGTTTCGGCGGCGGCGCGGGCAGAGGTCCGGCACCGGCACCGGCGGCTGCGGCGGGACGCGGCGGCCAAGGCGGCGGCTTCGGCAGCCGTCCGGGCGGCCAGCGGAGCGACAACCGCGGCGGAGACAATCGCGGCGGAGACTTCAACCGGGGCGGCGCTGCCGGTGCCAAGCGCAAGGACAACGATTTCAACCGGCGCTTTGAAGAGTCCGGGCGCGGCGGTCCCCGCAAGGGCAAAGGCGGCAAGAACGCCAGAGGCCGCAGCAACATGCCTCCGCGCGAGAAGATCGACAATACGCCGAAGAAAATCATTATCCGCGGCGAGATGACTGTAGGCGATATGGCTAAGCTGCTCCATAAGGACGCTTCCGAGGTCATCAAGAAGCTGTTCATGATGGGCGTCATGGCGACGATCAACCAGGATCTCGACATGGATACGATCCTGCTCATCGCAGGCGAGTTCGGCGTCGAGACTGAGGTCAAGATCGCAGTCGAAGACACCAACTTCGAGACGATCGAGGAAACGGACGAAGAGGCCGATCTGATCACGCGTCCGGCTGTCGTTACGATCATGGGCCACGTCGACCACGGCAAGACGACGCTGCTTGACGCGATCCGCGAGACGCAGGTCGCGAGCGGCGAAGCCGGCGGCATCACCCAGCATATCGGCGCATACCAGGTCGAAGTGCACGGCAAAAAGATTACGTTTCTGGATACGCCGGGTCACGAAGCGTTTACGACGATGCGTGCGCGAGGCGCCCAGGTTACCGATATTACGATTCTGGTCGTCGCGGCCGACGACGGCGTCATGCCGCAGACGGTCGAAGCGATCAACCACGCGAAGGCGGCGAACGTGCCGATCATCGTGGCGGTCAACAAGATCGACAAGCCCGGCGCGAATCCCGATAAGGTCAAGCAGGAGCTGACCGAGTACGGTCTCGTCCAAGAAGCTTGGGGCGGCGACACGATCTTCGTCGAACTGTCCGCCAAGCAGCGACTCAACCTCGACGGCTTGCTCGAGATGATCCTGCTGGTGTCCGAAGTGAACGACTACAAGGCCAATCCCGACAAGCGGGCGCGCGGCACGGTCATCGAAGCCGAGCTCGACAAGGGCAAGGGGCCGATCGCCCGTATCCTCGTTCAGAACGGTACGCTCAAGGTCGGCGACGCGTTCGTCGCGGGCGACTGCTTCGGCCGCATCCGCGCGATGACCAACGACCGCGGACGCCGGGTTAAGGAAGCCGGACCTTCGACGCCTGTCGAGATTACCGGCCTGACGGAAGTGCCGCAAGCAGGCGATCCGTTCATGGTGTTCGAGGACGAGCGCAAGGCGCGGGAGATCGCCGACAAGCGCTCGATCAAGACGCGTCAGGAATCGATGCGTTCTAACCAGAAGGTTACGCTCGAGGATCTGTTCAGCAAGATCAAGGAAGGCGAGATCAAGGATCTGAACGTCATCCTGAAGGCCGACGTCCAAGGCTCGCTCGAAGCGCTTAAGGGCTCTCTCGAGAAGATCGAGGTCGAAGGCGTACGCGTCAAGACGATCCACAGCGGCGTCGGCGCGATCACCGAATCGGACGTATCGCTTGCGCTCGCATCGGCCGCGATCATTATCGGCTTCAACGTTCGTCCTGAACCGCGCGCCGCGCAGGCCGCCGAGCAGGAGAAGGTCGACCTGCGTCTGCACCGCATCATCTACAAGGTGATCGAGGAGATCGAGCAGGCGATGAAGGGCATGCTCGATCCGGTGTTCAAGGAGAAGGTCATCGGCCATGCCGAAGTCCGCGAGACGTTCAAGGTCAGCAAGGTCGGCACGATCGCCGGCTGCATGGTCACGGACGGCAAGGTCGCCCGCAACGCCGAAGTGCGTCTCGTACGCGGCGGCGTGGTCGCCTTCGAAGGCAAGATCGATTCCCTCAAGCGTTTCAAGGATGACGCGAAGGAAGTTTCGGAAGGCTATGAATGCGGCATTACGCTCGACAAGTTCAACGATCTTCAGATCGGCGACGTTCTCGAGGCGTTCATCATGGAGTCCGTCGAGCGCTAA